The nucleotide window AATATCCTCTTTTAATATTTGATTGAAGACTATTCCACAAGTGGTGATCACTCCTAGGGTTAAGACTGACGCAACAAGCAATTCTGCCAGGGTAAACCCGTCAGTTGAAGGTCGTTTTTTAAAGGTTAATTTAAAGCCGTATCTGACATGAATTTTCGGGATTAGTATCATTTAAAATTAGTCCTGAATGATGGTTATTTCCGATGTAATTACCTACTCTAACTGTTCCAATTATAGGATAAATAATTAGGCATTTTTTAGAATTAATATCGGGTTTTGACAAAACAATGGTAGCGGGTTTATTGGCAGAATTAGTTAAATTTCCAGCAATCATCCCTTGAAAAGAAAATTTAATTTTATTGTCATTTAAATTAGAGGTTAGCTCCAGTCCTTCTAATAATTTGATTTGTTTCATGGTCTGACCATCAAGTGTAACTATTTCTCCATCAGATAAACAATCTTTCAGGGGACTATTTTTATAATCAGTGATATCACGGATAATGTTATCGGCGATTAATTCTAATTGACATACTCTCCCCCTAGAGATAGCTTGTGTTTGAGAATTGTCTAAGATTGATTTGAGGAGTTTTGTCTCGTTATTGAGGTCGTTTATAGAATTAGCTGAAAATAAATTAGGGAGTCCTAATGAGGCTAAAATTCCCACTAAAGCTAAGGTGACAAGAATTTCTAATAAAGTCATTCCTTTATCTTTACTTTTAACGGCAATTTTGATAAAGATTAGATTTGATTTCAAAGGAAGTTTCCGTAATTTTTTCATTCGTATCAGGATCAATAATGGCATAATTAATCATTAAAACATCAGCCTGTTCGGTGGTAATAGTATAATTTCGCTGGAGTTTATAAACTTTGGGAGTGGCAGTGGAGAGGCGTTTTTGTAAACTAAAATCTGGATGAGCATAATTACTTCCCGTATCCTCAAGAATAATCCCATTCGCCTCATTTTTACCGGGCAAAGGTGAGGTAGGTTCATTTTCTAACTGTCGCCATAACTTAACTGCATAACTTTCATGAAGATTTGTACATACAGTAGGGGAACTCGCTATAGTATTTGCCATAGCTATGATTTTTTCTTGGTCTTGTTGAATCCAAACCGAAGATTGTGAATCCGTTTTATTGTTGATTTTACTGGGAGCATTCATCACTATTAATTGTGCCGTCATCGTAATAAATATTGTAGTCAGTAAAATGGCTACCAGCACTTCTACCAGGGTAAAGCCTTGTTCTAATGACTTCTTGCCCAGTCTTAGCAAAATTCTAATTTCCTTAAAAACTAATCTATTAATTATCTTAAATCATTTGGTAGTTTCTTTAAAACTAAAAGAGCAAAATGATATAAATGATGATGAAAGGAGAATTGATCTTACTCTTCATCAGTGACACAAATCACTGATTAAAGTTGACCGAAGTGGTAATCTAAACAGGGTATCAATAAAAAGACAGTAATGAGCCTAGTTAATTGGAAAAACTCCATCAAGAGAGACAAGAACAGCCGCCGCCATCTAAAAAAAAATAGTTCTCAACAAAATGGCGAGTCTTTTAATTTGAGATTGTGGTTATTAATGACTATTTTCTCAAAAAAAAGCTCTTCGGAAAAAGGGCAACTCCTGGTTTTTGTTCTTCTGTTTGGAGTCGTTCTTATTGGCCTATTAATGGGTATAATATTGACTACTATTAAGGAATACAAAATCGCTAATCAACAAATCAATAGTCGACAAGGAAAGACTCTCACTCACAATGCCATAACTCGCGCTCAAGATTTTCTTGATGATAATCGGCTTTTATTATTATTCCCTATAGAATCATTTGAGGAAATCGCAGCCGGCGAAACCTCAAAAAGTCAAATGATTCAGGAAGGGTTACGGCGCTGTCAAAGTGATGAGGATTGGCAAAGGCAACTAGACCTAATGAAATCTTATGCTTCGGGGGACTGGTTGTCTATCCCTATGGGCAAATGGCGCATGACCGATTATGAGTATGATTCTCAAAAGAAGGTAGGCACGGTTATAATTGAGTCCGAAACGGAGAAAAACGTTCAAAGCCGCTTGAAAGTGCCGATGAATATCGAGTTTTACCCGGTGCCGGTGCTGCATTTACTGGGGTTTGATAGGGATGGCACGGGAAATCTTAGATTTTTTGGGGATGTTTGGGTGAAAAATTGTCAGGTTGATTTAAAGAAGTTTGTCTTTAATAATCCTAATGAATCTGTGGCTACTTATATCACTTTTCCTGAGCCGAAACTTCCTGAATTAGGTTTTGGGACTGTTTCGGGAATCCCAGAGCAACAACAGAATATTATTATTAATAATCCTCCCAGTGATATCGTTTTTCCCAGGGAGGGGGATGTTCCGTCTAATGCTTATACCGATTCGGAAACGGGAGAGGAAGTATTAGTTTTTACTTATGTTATTAAGAGCCTGAATATAACGAATAACTCCAGAAAAATTATCCTGAGAAATGAACTCAATGGAAAACGAGTTAAAATTATTTTTTATTTAGTCAAATCCGCGAGGGGGTCTATTGTCAATCAATGTTCTAATGGGGGGATTCCCTGCAAACCTGCTGACTTTTTTCTCTTTGCTTATGGAGCAGATGGCGGCTTGACTTTAGGAGAGTTTGATGAGAGTAACCCCCAGATTTGTTTGCGGATTAATTCTTATCTAAATGGGGTGATTGTCGCTCCGGGGTATCAAGTTGGGTTGAATAGAAGTCCAGGGCTAGCCCAATTTGACGGTTTTATTATCGCGGATACTTGGGATACAAGCGGGTCTTGTGGGAGTAATAGTGGTACGATAAAACTTCAATCGACTCTGGAATGGTCTGACTTTCCTGGGGATTGGGAATACCAATTAATCCCTCCTATGATAGCAGGTAATCGCAATTGGCAACCCTTACCCGTTTCTGGCTCGGAACGTACCTCTGAGTTATCTGATTATGAAGAGTATGATGAACTGACGAATTATTTAAGAAAATTTAAGTCAGAACAACCCCCAACTTATGAATTACTGCCGAGTAATGCAAGCTCTTTTCATTTTCAGTATAGAAATATTATGAAAGAAGAGGAGGAAGAGGAAGAGGAAGAAGAAACCAATAAATAATAAGTTTCATATTTATAAATTCCCGCTCCAAAAAATATCTGTATTTGCCCCCCTTAAAAAGGCAGGGCTGTTTCATTTTAGCGGCAAAAATGGTATGACCTCTCCCCCTAACCCCCTCTCCTACCAGGAGAGGGGGAATAATATCTATTATTTTATGTTTCTTACTAAAAAATTTCTCCCCCTTCCCTTGCAGGGAAGGGGGCAGGGGGGTTAGGTCTTTAAAATTGTGGACAACTTTGAAACAGCCCTGCCTTGATAAGGGGGGCTTTAAAGGAAAATAAATTGTCTTATTAAAGAGAATTGGTATTAGCTTATAACTCACTCATGCAAAAATCAAAAATAAGAAAAATCCTTAATTTCTAGAGTGCAATTAATTTTATTTTAATTTGTACATCAGGTCTAATCTTTAAAAAAGAGTCTTAATTTTCATCGTTGTTTTTATTTTTAGTCTTAGTTTTGAGAAACCCTCCTCCTAAACTAATCATAACGGCTGCTCCTAATAAAGAAGGTTCAGGAACAGCCACATAGTCCACTGCTAAATTGAGGACATCTCCCCACAAGGGGTCTTCACTGAGATCAAAAAAACCAAAGCCAATATATACTAAATTTCCCTGACCAAAAGAGGAGATAAATACAGAACTAGCATTGTATTGGTTATCATTATCATAAATACTCCTAGCTCCTGGAGGTAAAGAAGGAATAAACGCTCCCTCAACTACAGAAGGTTGCAACACAGGAGGGGCATCAGCAAAAATTGTACCGGCGGCATTAGTTGTATTTAAAAATATTTCTCCCACTTCTATCTCTGATTCTATTTCCGTATTAAAAATACTGTTCCATAGTGTAAAGTTGTCATCTCCAGTTGTTGTAAAAATTACGCCCCCACCTCCGGCCACATAATTACGAATTACGGTCTTTGTTTCTTCCGAAAAATCAGGCTCTATTGGATCTCCTATAACATCAAATAACAATAATTGATTTTCTGCAATCGCTTGTTCCCAATCTGAAGCCTCTAAAGAATCAAACTGATTAACCGTATGACCAAAATCAGTTAAAATATTTGTTATATTATTAGAAGTAATTGTTCCACTATATAAAGGATTACTAAAAAAACCAACACTCGCACTTAATACGGGCGCTTGTAAAACTAACCCTAACCCTAGGGAATATACGGAGGTTGTTAATAACTTAGTCAGCATAAACTTAATTTCTTAGTTAGGCAAATTTTTTCAATAAATTATATCAAGTTTTCCCAAAAATTGAAAGTCAAGAACAATACAAAATTTAGCCGAAGGGGTTTTCTTGAGATACAATTGTTATGACCCATAGGTTGATCATACATTCGCCCCTAAAAAAAAATATTTGGGCACGAACTCTTGACCTATTCCAATTATTTAAAGATTTAAAGTTAACTACACCCTAAAAAGTTTTATCATTAATCTCTAGATTTGTCAATCATTTCCCCTGAACTGAAACTGCACTTATGATCGTATAAACCGTTTTAACTCTAACCTTTTTTCCTCCCTCTCTCCCTAACCTATTATGAATCAACGCTTTTCTACAGTAGGAATGATCTCCCTAATTCTCACCTGCATTTTATGGACTTGGAAAGGGGGCGAAGATTATTTATCGCACGTTCCGGTCATTCCTTCCTCATCTCGATTAGAGCTAAAATTATATGACTGGATAGTGTCCCTTAGAGGTTCAGGAAAAATCGACTCGCGCATTGTCCTAGTTGGTTTCACCAGTTCAGACTTTCAAAAATTTAACTCCTATCCGTCAGATCACTTAATCGCCGATGTTATTGAAACTCTTAAACAAGAAAAACCCAAATTAATCGGTTTAGGATTTTGGCGACATACACCCACATCAGAGGGATGGGAAAGATTGCAAACCGTCATCAAACAGACTCCTAATTTAATCGGGGTTGAATATGAATCGGAACGTTTCAACATTAACCCCCCAAAAAGCTTAGAGGGAAAAACAGGGGATACAACTTTACTGCTAGACCAAGATAAACTCATTAGAAGACAATATTTATATCCTTTAAGAGAACAGTTTCCTGCTAATTTTCAACTGAAGCCAGATAATTATAATTATACCAGAAATTTTGCCTGGGAGTTAGCTTATCATTATTTATCGGAGCAGGGAGTCAAAATTCAAGAACCCACCCCGGAAAATCCGCGAATTATTTTGGACTTTCCCAATCAAAAACCCGTAGTTATAGAGCCATTAAAAGACTGGGAAGGAGAAAGAGTAAAAACTCAAGATAGATTGACTTTTTTAATTAACTGGACTCCTCAAAATCAATATTTTGAAACCTATTCTTTCCAAAAAATTTTAGAAAATAACCCCAAAAACTTAGAAGGAAAAATCATTTTAATCGGCTCGTTAACCCTGGCTCTTAAAGATTTATATTTAACTCCCTATGAAAAAAATCCTTTGCGCTTTGGGTTAGAATTAGATGCCATTTCTGTGAGTAATTTAATTAATATTGGAGAAAATCCTTTCCCCCAAACTTTCCCCGAATGGGTTAAATATTTATGGATTTTATTTTGGGTAGGTGTTTCAGCAGCCGGAATTTTACTGGTCAGTTCAACCCTAGATCAACCTGAGTTTAAACTTAAAAAATTTTTCGGGTTGAATTTAATCATCCAACTCCACATATTAATCAGTTTAGGATTAATTTATTATCTAAGTTTTCCTACCTATTGGATTCCGTCGGGAGTGGCATTTGTGGGAATTGTAGGTAATGGGGTGATTTGTTCTCTAGCTATTTTATTCCAAAAAACAGTCCAAGAACAGCAGAAACGGTTAGAACAAGAAAAAAAGTATAGTCAAAAGTTAGAAGAAGAAATTCAGAGAATAAAAACTCTATTATTAGCTCAGGAGAGATTAGCCTTTTTAGGAAAATTAAGCCCGGCAATTCGCCATGAAATGTTAAACAATTTTGAACTGATTTCCCAAGAAGTTTATCTCTCTCAAGAGTTAATAGAAACTCAGCTAAGTGAGCAAGCCTCATCAGATATGATCCACTTTTTAGAAGACCAAATAGAGAGTCTAGAAACTATTCTAGAGATTAATGGTCTTAATTCAGAGATTTTAAAAAAATATATTCCTCCTATTTTTCTTGACTATCTGGAGTCGGATAATGCGGAAAATTTATCTGACTCAATTAATCAAGATATAAATCTTGGAGATTTTTTAGATGATTGTTGGTGCAGAGCGTCTTATAAATTTAGATTTAATGAGCCAGAAAATTTTAAGATTAGGGTGATAAAAAGTTATCAATATCAAGGAACAATCAAAGGAAATGAAGATGAGTTACGGTATATTTTTATTAATTTACTGGATAATGCTTATGAAGCTTTACTGCTCAAATTTTGGCTCAATGAAGAAAATTATCAGCCTATTTTAAGGTTAGAAATTACTAAATATCCTAACTATATTCAAATCAGTATTGAAGATAACGGCATCGGAATTGAGGCAAACCAAACCAAAGAAATTTTTAAGCCATTTTTTACAACCAAACAGAGAGGAAGCGGATTAGGATTGAGTCTAGCGAGGGATATTGTCATTAGTCGTTATCAAGGAACTCTTGAGTTAAATCTTGAAGGGGGGACTCGATTTACCGTTACTCTTCCATGCTAAAAACACCCTTTCAATAAGCTTTTCTTATCACCACAGGTACGGGAGAGCGTAAAAAACTGTATATCACACCTAATGTTTAACCCTTAAATATCGGTATTTTGGGCTAAATTCAGATCTTTTTTCAAATTTTCTAAAGTTTTTGGCATTAAAAACTCTTCTTGTAACCAAGCTTGATGAACCAACCTTAAATATTTCAACAAGATTCGAGGAGGATTAACCTTTCTTTTGCGAGTAGACACCCAATTTGCACAAGTATCGGGACTATACTGGGTAATATAAGACAAAACTTCGATACAAGCTTTTTTATAGCCTCTTTTCCCCTTTGATATTCCATAAAGTTTAGGTATCCAAAAATTACAAAACTCCTCGACACTTAAATCTTTCACCATTTAATTTATAATGAGAGTAGTTGGTTGTTGGTCTTATATGCCCAAAAATAAGCCAATCGGCTTACAATAGATTAAGAAGATAAAAAATTAAAATTTAAATTTTAACAACAATGATTAGTTAAGAGTGAAAACCCTTGACTATAGATAAACGCAGAAAACAATAAGGTACTGATTAATGCGGAAAATCTTGGTGGTGGAAGATGATTTGCGATTCCAAAGAAACTACCGACGAGGATGCCACCACGAACTTCAACAAAAACTGTTTGATTTCGAGTTTGCTGCCTCCGGAGAAAAAGGTCTAGAAGTGCTTCAAAATGATATTAATCAAGAAATAGCCTTAGTTATCCTTGATTTGAAAATGGAACTGGCACAAATAGACGGATTAAAATTTTTACAAGAAACTAGCGACACTCCCCTTATTCGTCCAATTATTTGTCATACGGCTTACCCAGACAAAATCAAAAAACTCGATCAAAAATATTTGAGTAATGTTGTTTGTGTTTTGCCTAAAGGTAACAATCAGCCTCAACTTAAGATTATCAAGGATATAATCTTATTTTGGCTCAGGTTTGATCTAGATAAAATTTTAACTCATCCCCATAGAGAGCTTCTCAATTATGAACAAGTTTTAGACCTGATTAAATCCTTTTCTAATCAAAGGAAAATATCACTAATTAAAGATTTAATTAGTGATATGAGCTACTCTGATTTAAAGGAATTTTATAAAGATATTCTACCATGTGTTAAGTCTAATCTTGATTCTATCCAAGAAAAAAATCAAAAAATTTTACGAAAATGGGTGATTGAACAAATTAAAGCCAAGGTTCTTCCCTCTTCAATTCCGACTGATAATTTGATTGTTTATCGGATTGAAGAAAGTATTAGAGGCTCTAAAGAAAAAACCAAATATTATTATTTAAAATGGTTTGACAAAAAAGAAGGTAAGGATAAAAGTAAATACCTTCCTCTCAATATTGCTGCCTCTCTTCCCCCGGAATTTCGTTCTCCTTAAATAGGGAACAGGCGGCAAGCCAGATAGGGAACAGTAAAGGATCTAGAATTGTAGGGTAGACCGATGCCCACCTTAACCGAGGGATTAGTGCTTTTTCTTTTAAGCTACGTAACTCCGAGGATCTACAATTTAAATCACTCTATTGAAAGTTAACCGTTTATGCGATATTTTTATATGTATCGCAAAGTTTACATTAATATTTAAACCCTAGTATACCTTAACTCAAATCTTTTAAGCAAGGTCATGTTCACACAAACCCTCCCATATCAACCCCTTTCGGCAAATTGTCAAGACACTAACTCTATCCTTGTCGTCCCGACAATAATCGCCAAACAATGGCAAGAATTACAACAAGACAAAACTATTCAGACTTCAATGGAAGCTATTTTCTTTTCAGTCCATAATTTAGCCAAAATATTGCCCATTTTATCTAAAATTAGATAAAATAGAAATTTTGGAGTTAAGCACCTTGAAAAAACAAGCACTAATCCTGGGATTAGGGTGGGCGCTTGGCCTCCTTACAATTAGCTTTACTGCGTAAGTCTTAAGATTATTGCATAACCCAATCTCAAAGGCAGTTTGAGCTATTTTTTAAAGAACTCATTCTATGACAATCCGCTGAATCATTTATTATAATCTATAGCCGTTGATCTATGCCACTAAAAATGTTCTTGATTTGTCATAGGGAGTTAAAACCATTGCAAGCAGTAAGTGTTAGATTTATTCCAACCAAGCTTAGAACAATTCAAATTAATATTTTTGCTTGTTCTTGTAGCAAAAATTTTATATTTGTTTTGACTGATTATTATAGTCAAGAAGTTTTAAAAGATGGAAATTCAGACACATTAGATGAAGCCTTATTGAATTCTAAGAAAATAGCTTTAACCGAATTTTCTTGAACCTAATTAAACCTCATTAATTATGCTATGCTAATCGGATTATCCTTATCGGGTTGTATTAACGATATTCTTTGGGGAAACGTCAAAGAAAAAGACGTAGACTATATCATAGTTTCTTGTGTTTTTAAAAATGAGCAAGACTTAGAAGAAATCATTAACAGCAACTTAGACAATGGAATCTGGAAACAAGAATTTTTACCAGAAATAAAGGCTTTAATTAAGCGATTAACTCTGAAACAACCCAGATTAATTAAGCCGGATCATTATCCTTTAATTATTAAAGAGTATTGGGTTAACTCAGAAGAAGATATAATCTGGAATGATGAATTTTGGACTCAAGAAAAATTCAAAATTTAACCCAGGATTTTTAGGTTTTAATAGAGTTAGAATACCTCTGTTAAAATCCTTAAATAATCCCCTCTCTAATCCTTGACTATTGATTATTAATAATGAGGTTGAAAATGAAAATCGGATTATCATTACAATTATGTTTAGAAGATATTTTAAATAATCTAGTGAAAGAAGAAGAAGTTAAATACATAGTCACCTCAACTCAATTCTCTTATCCCGAAGATTTTGATCAGTTTATTTTAGAATGCCAAGAAGTTTTAGAACCTTGGAAATCTATCCCATTTCAAGAAATACGCTCTCTGGTTAATCGGCTCGAAATTAGACAACCTCGGTTAATTAATCCTAAACATTATCCTAAGATTTCTGATAGTCATTGGGTAAATTCTGAAGCAGAAATTATGTGGCAAGATGACTCGATGGTTTCTCAAAAGCAATAATTTCCTAGTCTTTCCTACTGATTAGTTTTTCCCGCTAAAGCACTTAAACGTTCAAGAAATCGCTCTTGGACTTCTAAGGACTGAAACCCATCATCAACTGGAGTTGCTTCTTGTAATTTAAGCTTATTGTCCTTGACTTCAACCTGATTAGATTGAGGGGGGCGAAATTGAGGCAATTTAGGGGTTTTAGATGGGGTTAAGCTCTCTGCACTTCGAGCGATTTTGGGGGGTAAAATTTGACCCTCTGAAGGACGGAAATATCGATTATGTCTTGCAATTTTAGTCGGTTGAGGTAAATCGATATTTTGAGAGGAGTTAATCATTTCCTCATCGATTAATAAATCAAACGCAAAAGAAGATTTTTCTTGAACATCGGATAAAGTAATCGTATAGTTAATTGGATTGGTAAGATGAACCTTGACATCCGTTGTAATAGACACAGTTTGACGAGCTATTTCTATTGCGTCAACGGTTTCTAAAATGACCTCTGCTCTTAAAAACTCTATTTCCCATTCCGAAGGAATTTCTAAAGCATAGTTAAAGATAAAAGGAAAACTTTCTTCCTCGATTAAATCTTCAGTATTAATAATAATTTGGTCGGTTTCTGGCTCTTGTAATTGATAACGTAATCTTCCTTTAAACTCTAATTCATTAAATATATTCTCCTCTTCAAGTTCCACCCTTCCCGATATTAAAATAGGTTCGCCTTCACTTCTATTAAACTCATCTTGATTCAGACTAATTTTTAAACTTGGTTGAGGATTTTCGGGTAAACAATTAATCTCATTTTCATTGACATGAGCTTCTAATGATTCACTTGAAGATGACGAGAAAGCAGGAGGGGAAAATGGCTCAACCGATTCAAAAGAGTTTAAGATAGGCTCAATTTTATTTTTTAATAAGTCTTCTAATTTCTGTAAATAATAACTCCCTAACCCGTCAATATGGGTTTCATCACTTGAGGGAGCTTGAGGAGAATTTTCCGGTCTAACTTTAGAATAGACTTGTAACTTAACTTTCTCCTGCCAACCTTGTCCTAATAATTCAGACATCAAATCCCCATAACATCGGAGTTCCCACACCCCCGGCTTAAAATAAGTAAAGGGTAAAATCATGATTAACCCTTGACCATTAGTACGACGAAAACTACTCTGGATTTTAGATAAAGGGGAGTGATTTTGAAGAGATTGATAAGTGATGCGAATCTCTACCTCCAAATTAACTTGACTGGAATGGGCCATAATTCGATATCGTCCCTCTTCCAATTCTCCGTTTGTTTGATTAATTGGAGTCCAGAGGCGATCGCCTTCTTTTTGAATCAAAAATTGCCAAGGTTTCATCGGTGATTAATACTCGTTGCTCAGTCATCCCTTGATTGTCTATGTCTGTCGAAAG belongs to Gloeothece citriformis PCC 7424 and includes:
- a CDS encoding pilus assembly FimT family protein; translation: MKSNLIFIKIAVKSKDKGMTLLEILVTLALVGILASLGLPNLFSANSINDLNNETKLLKSILDNSQTQAISRGRVCQLELIADNIIRDITDYKNSPLKDCLSDGEIVTLDGQTMKQIKLLEGLELTSNLNDNKIKFSFQGMIAGNLTNSANKPATIVLSKPDINSKKCLIIYPIIGTVRVGNYIGNNHHSGLILNDTNPENSCQIRL
- a CDS encoding type IV pilus modification PilV family protein — translated: MLRLGKKSLEQGFTLVEVLVAILLTTIFITMTAQLIVMNAPSKINNKTDSQSSVWIQQDQEKIIAMANTIASSPTVCTNLHESYAVKLWRQLENEPTSPLPGKNEANGIILEDTGSNYAHPDFSLQKRLSTATPKVYKLQRNYTITTEQADVLMINYAIIDPDTNEKITETSFEIKSNLYQNCR
- a CDS encoding CHASE2 domain-containing protein, with protein sequence MNQRFSTVGMISLILTCILWTWKGGEDYLSHVPVIPSSSRLELKLYDWIVSLRGSGKIDSRIVLVGFTSSDFQKFNSYPSDHLIADVIETLKQEKPKLIGLGFWRHTPTSEGWERLQTVIKQTPNLIGVEYESERFNINPPKSLEGKTGDTTLLLDQDKLIRRQYLYPLREQFPANFQLKPDNYNYTRNFAWELAYHYLSEQGVKIQEPTPENPRIILDFPNQKPVVIEPLKDWEGERVKTQDRLTFLINWTPQNQYFETYSFQKILENNPKNLEGKIILIGSLTLALKDLYLTPYEKNPLRFGLELDAISVSNLINIGENPFPQTFPEWVKYLWILFWVGVSAAGILLVSSTLDQPEFKLKKFFGLNLIIQLHILISLGLIYYLSFPTYWIPSGVAFVGIVGNGVICSLAILFQKTVQEQQKRLEQEKKYSQKLEEEIQRIKTLLLAQERLAFLGKLSPAIRHEMLNNFELISQEVYLSQELIETQLSEQASSDMIHFLEDQIESLETILEINGLNSEILKKYIPPIFLDYLESDNAENLSDSINQDINLGDFLDDCWCRASYKFRFNEPENFKIRVIKSYQYQGTIKGNEDELRYIFINLLDNAYEALLLKFWLNEENYQPILRLEITKYPNYIQISIEDNGIGIEANQTKEIFKPFFTTKQRGSGLGLSLARDIVISRYQGTLELNLEGGTRFTVTLPC
- a CDS encoding response regulator; translation: MRKILVVEDDLRFQRNYRRGCHHELQQKLFDFEFAASGEKGLEVLQNDINQEIALVILDLKMELAQIDGLKFLQETSDTPLIRPIICHTAYPDKIKKLDQKYLSNVVCVLPKGNNQPQLKIIKDIILFWLRFDLDKILTHPHRELLNYEQVLDLIKSFSNQRKISLIKDLISDMSYSDLKEFYKDILPCVKSNLDSIQEKNQKILRKWVIEQIKAKVLPSSIPTDNLIVYRIEESIRGSKEKTKYYYLKWFDKKEGKDKSKYLPLNIAASLPPEFRSP